GTTGCATGCACACAGGACCCTCCACCCCCGGTCGATTTGCGGGTAAAACCTGTCGTTCAACAGAAAGAACTGGTGGTGCTGACCCAAACAGCCCCCAACTCCTTTTACGTAGACAGCGATGGGAACTACGCAGGTCTCGAATATGATCTAGTTCGACTGTTTGCACAAAAACTAGGTGTACCAGTCAGGTTTGTATTGTTACCCAATCGCCAACAAACCTATGTCCAGTTGGCCGCGCAACATGCCCACCTGGCCGCAGCAGGCCTATCAGTGGCAAATAATGCACCGGATGGCGTGGCCTTTGGCCCCGCCTATTTGCAAATGACAACGGTCGTTGCCTACAACACTCAGCAGACCAAACCTTCCAACATATCGGATTTGATCGGAAAAAAAATCCTGGTGCCCAATGGCTCCAGCCACATTACATTACTGGAAACACTCAAGGAAACATCGCCAGACTTGAGCTGGCAGGAAGCCCCCTACAACGACCCGGCCGAGTTACTGGAAAAATTGGCCAATGGTGAGGCAGATTATGTGATTGCCGATTCCATCATTGTGGATGTGTTGCGCAACTTCCATCCCAATATCGATACTGCATTTGAGCTCTCCACACCTCGACAGGTGGCCTGGGCTTTGCCCAGCACAGCACCGGAATCACTCAAACAAGCGGTCACCGCATTTTTTGTCCAGGCGCAAACGGATGGCACCTTACGGCGCCTGACCGATCGCTATTTTGGCCACTTGCGTCGGCTGAACCCGATTGATGTACAAACCATGTTGCAGGCACGTAGCACACGCCTGGCCGAATATCGCAAATACTTTGAAGAAGCAGAGCTGCTAACAGGAATCGATTGGCGATTACTAGCCGCATTGGGTTATCAGGAATCACACTGGGACCCGCTGGCCACCTCCCCCTTTGGGGTGCGAGGGCTGATGATGCTGACCAATGCCACCGCCGAGCGCCTGGGTATCTCAAATCGGCTGGACCCACGTGAAAGTATTCTGGGCGGCGCACGTTATCTGCAGATGCTTCGCGAAATGTTACCCGCTCGTATCGGCGAACCGGATCGAACATGGATTGCACTCGCCACCTACAACGTGGGATACGGTCACCTGGAAGATGCACGGGTACTAGCGCAACGGCAGAAAAAGAACCCGGATGCCTGGACCGACCTAAAAGCCACCCTTCCGTTGTTAAGAGATGAAGCCTATTTCACCACCGTCAAAAATGGCTTTGCACGTGGTGGAGAAACCGTAGTGTTTGTCGAGAACGTACGTACCTATCGCGATATTCTGGTACGGTTCGAACCACCATTCCGGCCACTGTTTCCAGCCTTCAACGACAAGGTAACTGTCTCAGAAGCACAGCAAGCCCCATCCGGCAGCGTAACAGCCACGCAGCATTGAGCACAATTTCAACTATCCCGTCAGGGTTAGCCAGCATTGCCTGACCGCGCCAAACTGGCCACCATCTGCGGCCTGATGCCGGAACACCAGCAATGCGACTATAATCCGGCAACCATCAAGAAGAGGACTACCATGGGCTTTCTCGCCAACAAACGTATCCTGATTACCGGTCTGATTTCCAACCGATCCATCGCCTACGGCATTGCCGAAGCCAT
The sequence above is drawn from the Chitinivorax sp. B genome and encodes:
- the mltF gene encoding membrane-bound lytic murein transglycosylase MltF, with the protein product MSTITQRLSFYALLLSTLVACTQDPPPPVDLRVKPVVQQKELVVLTQTAPNSFYVDSDGNYAGLEYDLVRLFAQKLGVPVRFVLLPNRQQTYVQLAAQHAHLAAAGLSVANNAPDGVAFGPAYLQMTTVVAYNTQQTKPSNISDLIGKKILVPNGSSHITLLETLKETSPDLSWQEAPYNDPAELLEKLANGEADYVIADSIIVDVLRNFHPNIDTAFELSTPRQVAWALPSTAPESLKQAVTAFFVQAQTDGTLRRLTDRYFGHLRRLNPIDVQTMLQARSTRLAEYRKYFEEAELLTGIDWRLLAALGYQESHWDPLATSPFGVRGLMMLTNATAERLGISNRLDPRESILGGARYLQMLREMLPARIGEPDRTWIALATYNVGYGHLEDARVLAQRQKKNPDAWTDLKATLPLLRDEAYFTTVKNGFARGGETVVFVENVRTYRDILVRFEPPFRPLFPAFNDKVTVSEAQQAPSGSVTATQH